The genomic DNA TGATATGGTTCACGGTATTCTGGAAGATTCTGACGGCTGTGTTTGGCTGAGTACGAATAAGGGACTTACCAAATATAATCCTCACAATCGTTTTTTTCATAATTATGAAAGTCCTGATCTGGATGTGACGGAATTCTCGGATGATGCTTATTGGAAGTGCCCTTACACGGGAAAACTGTTCTTCGGTGGGATTAACGGGGTGATATGGGTAGATCCGCAAAACGACCGGCAGGAGAATTATAAGCCGGCCTTACATTTTTTTGAAATGAAGATGGGGCATGAAACGCATAGTTTGTATGACTATACGGATCAGAAAACCGGATATGTGACCATTCCCCCCAACATATCCACATTTTCGATTTCTTTTGTGGCGACCGACTATATACACGGGGAAAACTATGAGTATTCGTACTTATTGGAAAACTATAATACATCATGGACCGAACTGCAGAAAGATAACGAGGTTGTTTTTACGAAGTTACCTTATGGCAATTATGTTTTGAAAGTCCGTTACAAGAATGATGTGTTCGATTCGGATGCCAAGGAGTATTTTTTGCATATACGGGTGTTGCCTCCCTGGTATCGCGGTTCTTGGGCCATGATTGCCTATGGTTTGGTACTGGCGACCATATGTTTGGGTATCGTGTATTGGCTGCGCCGCCGGATTGTGGAAAAACAGGCCGAAGTCGCCCGGAAAATCAGAGAAGAGCAAAAAGAAAAACTATATGAAGCGAAGTTGAATTTCTTTGCCAACATCACGCATGAGCTTTGTACGCCTTTGACTTTGATTAATGGCGTAAATGATTATATCAAGATATCCGCTGACCGATTGGCTGATGGGAAATTGGAGAAGTATGCCCGTATCCTGGGTGAGAATGTCACAAATCTGAATGAGTTGATCCAGGAAATTTTGGATATCAGAAAGATCGAGGAGGTCGGATTCAGTCATATACAGATCAAACGGGTGTCCGTAAGCAGTTTGATCCGGAAGCAATGCGAATCGTTTATACCTGTTGCGGAGCAGAACGGGATCAATTTTACCTTCAGTGATGTTGATAAACCGGTTTATTGGAATACGGATGTACCCAGTTTGAAAAAGATTATACGCAATTTGGTGTCGAATGCATTCAAGTACACGGAACAGAAAGGTACGATTGATGTTTCTGTCCGGATAGAAAATGAGTCTCTGATAATAAAGGTATATAATACGGGTAAGGGGATAGCGGAAGCTGACTTGAAAACGATTTTTGATCGTTTTCATATCTTAGGAGATTTGGATGGAAATAATTATACTCAGATGACTTCCAGAAACGGATTAGGACTTTTCATCTGCCATAGTATGGTCCAGTTGCTTCGTGGTGAGATAAATGTGGAAAGCAAGGAGGGGGAATCTGCCGGATTTATCGTTACGTTGCCTTATCTGGAGGTCGAGGAAATGGATTTAGACGAACAAGCCGATGAAGAGGTTCCGGTTGCACAACCAGTGGTTTCGGCAGTGGCTGCCGAAACCACTGGGAATATCGGTAATCCGGTTATCTTGGTGGTTGATGATAACCGGGATATCGTTTGGCTGATTAAGGAAACTTTATCGTCCGAATATGCCGTTCGGGAGGCATTTAATGCAGAAGAGGCTTTGGCCTTGATGGACCAGCAAACTCCTGATTTGATTATTACGGATATCATGATGCCGAGTATGGATGGGTTTGCGTTGATCAGCCGTATCAAGTCTGATAAGTTCACCCGGCATATACCTTTAATCGTAGTATCGGCAAAAGTCTCGGAAAGCGAACAGGCGGAAGGATTGGATCTGGGTGCCGATGTATACCTGACCAAGCCATTCTCATCCGTAGTGCTCCATTCCGTTGTGAACAGATTGATGGCGAATAAAAAAGAACTGAAAGACTATTATTATTCTCCGGAAAGCGCTTATGAGCAGTCCGGCGGCCAGTTGATCCATCAGGAAGATAAGGAGTTTATGGATTCCGTGACAGCTATAATTAAGGAAAACCTTGCTCAGGATACGTTGCGTCCTGAACTTATAGCCGACAAATTAGGCATGAATACCCGTGCTTTGTATCGTCGTTTTAAAAAAATTTCACCGTTGACACCGAGTGATTTTATCAAGGACTACCGCATGATGCATGCTGCCCGGCTTTTAGTCACGACGAACCTGAGTGTGCAAGAAATCATCTATCAGGTCGGAATTTCCAACAAGTCCTATTTTTATCGTGAGTTTTCAGCCAAATACGGAGTTACACCGGGAGAGTATCGACGGATGCAATAGGGCGTTTCCAAATGTAACTGATTTTTATTCGTAGTCTTTAATTCGGTTTATCCGATATAATTGGATAAAGCAGACAATACCCCCTTTTTGGTCATATTTCTATTTCTGTTGAAATATCGGTTCGTCTTGAATTGTCGTTTTTCTTGTCTTTCCGATTTTGGAGTGTCATTACATGTCAAGTGTTTGGCGTGTCATTTGGATGCAGGGGTTGATCTGTCGACAGACTTTACAAATGCGAAATAATCTTTTATTGTTTTTTTGTGTAGTGTCCTGATTGTACAAAAGAGTGTCATAATCGGTCATAGGTTGAATATGATACTCTTTTTGCTGCCCTGTGTTACTGTAATTGTGTTAAGATCGGCTAATATTGTCATTGAATTACAAAAAATAAAATTAAAAAATATAGATTGGAAGATAGTTCTTTCAATTTTCTGAATTTTAATGTGTTCATGTTAAATTAAAAG from Parabacteroides merdae ATCC 43184 includes the following:
- a CDS encoding hybrid sensor histidine kinase/response regulator transcription factor, with amino-acid sequence MNLSYIDTRYAAFFRFVRAVIVCLFLFSCPVSAGISLHMANNIDLSNNAILDMYQDENGYMWIGTYDGLNLYNGKNTYVFRFEPNNKNTLCSNIINKIVYGGDGFLWVSTSMGLNRFSLKDRKVTESYTEYPECLNVVSDSAGNTLLIKQKDFISCYSPETGSFQDVHVQGMNEEVSKVLFANGERQFFILDADGCLLEICPDFESFPLVLDIKKTPIHEKEIDRAYYLDGTLYYVDMENHFYSYRMKDRRKEYLADLTGWMEQYGKLSRIALFHSVPYLVFRNGLLLNIDNQEEALRFDVGLFCVLPDRKQDILWVGTDGQGVRMYYDKYNRFSGIQLKSLPIVVRNPVRSIYTEDEKTIWFGTKGNGFVRVEDYDSYEKGKIPAEKVKHFTTSSGLSSDRVYCFRKSNYYPWVWIGTEGPGLSYYSLVDKKVHTMASLVDTKIRYVHAIREVNDSTLWMATTGDGLLEVVIGRKGGELVIKYVKSFILEKDGKICNEFHSMSYDDEASLLYLGSRGGYGLVRFNLLTKKYEFIPMNNAGNRAVGDVLCMCYSKDSTFYLGASSGMTQMKLHSGNPAEVRQYSRIDGIKNDMVHGILEDSDGCVWLSTNKGLTKYNPHNRFFHNYESPDLDVTEFSDDAYWKCPYTGKLFFGGINGVIWVDPQNDRQENYKPALHFFEMKMGHETHSLYDYTDQKTGYVTIPPNISTFSISFVATDYIHGENYEYSYLLENYNTSWTELQKDNEVVFTKLPYGNYVLKVRYKNDVFDSDAKEYFLHIRVLPPWYRGSWAMIAYGLVLATICLGIVYWLRRRIVEKQAEVARKIREEQKEKLYEAKLNFFANITHELCTPLTLINGVNDYIKISADRLADGKLEKYARILGENVTNLNELIQEILDIRKIEEVGFSHIQIKRVSVSSLIRKQCESFIPVAEQNGINFTFSDVDKPVYWNTDVPSLKKIIRNLVSNAFKYTEQKGTIDVSVRIENESLIIKVYNTGKGIAEADLKTIFDRFHILGDLDGNNYTQMTSRNGLGLFICHSMVQLLRGEINVESKEGESAGFIVTLPYLEVEEMDLDEQADEEVPVAQPVVSAVAAETTGNIGNPVILVVDDNRDIVWLIKETLSSEYAVREAFNAEEALALMDQQTPDLIITDIMMPSMDGFALISRIKSDKFTRHIPLIVVSAKVSESEQAEGLDLGADVYLTKPFSSVVLHSVVNRLMANKKELKDYYYSPESAYEQSGGQLIHQEDKEFMDSVTAIIKENLAQDTLRPELIADKLGMNTRALYRRFKKISPLTPSDFIKDYRMMHAARLLVTTNLSVQEIIYQVGISNKSYFYREFSAKYGVTPGEYRRMQ